TCAATTCTTGCAACTGTTCCCGCCGCCAGGATTCGGCTTGCAGCAACCGTAAACCGGCGCGGGTGGCCTCAGCCACCGCCGCCGGCATGGCCGTGGTGAAAACGTACATTCTGGCTTTTTGAATCAGATATTCGATCAATTCTGCCGAACCGGCAACGAACGCGCCGAAGCTGCCGAAGGCTTTGCCTAGCGTGCCCATCAGGATCGGCACTTGCTCGGCGGAAAGGCCGAAATGTTCGACCACGCCGCCGCCGTTACGACCCAACACGCCGAAACCGTGGGCGTCGTCGATCAACAATCCGGCTTGGCATGCGTCCGCCAGCCGCGCCAACTCCGGCAAAGGCGCCACATCGCCGTCCATACTGAATACGCCGTCGCTGACGATTAACGCCCTGCCCTGAGCCCGCGCAAGCTTGGCCTGCAGGTCTTCGCTGTCTGCGTGGCGGTAACGCTGAAACCGGGCGCCAGACAGTAAACCGCCGTCCAGCAGCGACGCATGATTGAGCCGGTCCTCGAACACATAGTCGCCGCGGCCGACCAAAGCCGAGATCGCTCCCAGATTGGCCATGTAACCGGTCGAAAACAGCAACGCCCGCTCCCGGCCGGTGAACGCGGCCAATTCCTGTTCCAAGGCATGGTGCGCCGAACTGTGGCCGCAAATCAAATGCGCGGCGCCGCTGCCGCAGCCGTAACGGTCGGCGCCGCTCCGGAACGCCGCGACCACGTCCGGATGATTGGCTAGACCCAGATAATCGTTGCTGCAAAAATTCAGCAAGCGACGGCCCTCGACCTGCAATTCGACCGCCTGCGGCCCGTCGACAATGCGCCGGCGCCGATACAGATTTTGCTGTTCTAACTGCTGCAGGCTTGCGGAAAAATCGTAAAACCGATTCGACATCAGGCGTAGCTGGAGCCGCCCATCCGCACGCCGAGCCTGGCGAACAACTGCTTGTCCTGGTTGGTCATCGGATTGTCGGTGGTCAGCAATTTGTCGCCGTAGAAAATCGAGTTAGCGCCGGCCAGGAAACACAAAGCCTGCATCTCGTCGCTCATTTGGGTACGTCCGGCCGACAAGCGCACCCGAGATTGCGGCATCATGATCCGGGCCACCGCCACAGTCCGCACGAACACGATTGGGTCCAGCGTTTCGGTACCGTGCAACGGCGTACCCTGCACTTGCACCAACATATTGATAGGCACGCTCTCCGGATGCTTCGGCAAATTGGCCAACTGCAACAGCAATTTGGCACGGTCGGTTTCCGACTCGCCCATGCCGACGATACCGCCGCAGCAAACGTTGATGCCGGCGTCGCGCACCCGCTCCAAGGTATCCAGCCGGTCCTGGTAGGTACGGGTGGTTATGATTTCCGAATAATAATCTTCCGAGGTATCCAGATTGTGGTTGTAATAGTCCAGCCCGCCTGCTTTCAAAGCCTGGGTTTGCTTGTCGGTCAACATGCCCAGCGTGACGCAGGTTTCCATGCCCAAGGCTTTGACGCCTTTGACCATTTCCACCACCCGTTCGATATCGCGGTCTTTCGGACTGCGCCAGGCCGCGCCCATGCAGAAGCGCGATGCACCCTCCGCCTTGGCCCGTTGCGCGGCCTGCAATACCGCATCGACCGGCATCAACGCTTCGGGCGCCAAGTCCGAATCGTAGCGCGCGCTTTGCGGACAATAACCGCAATCCTCGGAACAAGAACCGGTTTTAATACTGAGCAGGCTACTGACCTGCACTTCGTTCGGATCGAAACAGGCACGATGCACCGTTTGCGCCTGAAAAATCAGATCGTTAAACGGCATGCCAAACAAGGCTTCGACTTCATGCAATTGCCAGTCGTGGCGAAGCGCCGCCGATTCCAAGGGTTTTTGGCTTGCAGACATTCTGTTACTCTCCGAAATAATATGAGGCCGGGGTTTTACACCCACTTATCAACCTGATTGCAAACAAATGGTAAACAACTGGCTGAAGATTATACAACGAAACCTGATTCCGCCGCGTTGCGTGTTGTGCGGCGACACCGGCTTTGCCGATTTGGATTTGTGCGCGGGCTGTTTGGGCGATTTGCCGCGCAATCTGTGCTGCTGTTACCGTTGTGGCGAACCCTTCGCTAGCGAGCTCGCTCTGCCGAGCTTGTGCGGGCGCTGCCTGAAACGCTCGCCGCAGTTCGACGAGACCTACGCGCCCTATCTGTACCGTTACCAGATGCCGTATCTGATCGGCCAGTTGAAATTCGGCCGGGATTATAAAAATGCCCGCCTATTGGCCATGCTGCTCGGCGAACATATCGCCGCCGGCGCCGAATTACCCGAACTGCTGCTGCCGATGCCGTTGCATCCGAAACGTTACCGGGAACGCGGCTTCAACCAGTCGATCGAGATTGCCCGCC
Above is a window of Methylomonas koyamae DNA encoding:
- the bioF gene encoding 8-amino-7-oxononanoate synthase is translated as MSNRFYDFSASLQQLEQQNLYRRRRIVDGPQAVELQVEGRRLLNFCSNDYLGLANHPDVVAAFRSGADRYGCGSGAAHLICGHSSAHHALEQELAAFTGRERALLFSTGYMANLGAISALVGRGDYVFEDRLNHASLLDGGLLSGARFQRYRHADSEDLQAKLARAQGRALIVSDGVFSMDGDVAPLPELARLADACQAGLLIDDAHGFGVLGRNGGGVVEHFGLSAEQVPILMGTLGKAFGSFGAFVAGSAELIEYLIQKARMYVFTTAMPAAVAEATRAGLRLLQAESWRREQLQELIGHFRRGAEQQGLPLMDSATAIQPLVVGDSGRALAASRQLADLGFWVGAIRPPTVPAGSARLRITFTAHHSLQQVDALLAALGKVLR
- the bioB gene encoding biotin synthase BioB; the encoded protein is MSASQKPLESAALRHDWQLHEVEALFGMPFNDLIFQAQTVHRACFDPNEVQVSSLLSIKTGSCSEDCGYCPQSARYDSDLAPEALMPVDAVLQAAQRAKAEGASRFCMGAAWRSPKDRDIERVVEMVKGVKALGMETCVTLGMLTDKQTQALKAGGLDYYNHNLDTSEDYYSEIITTRTYQDRLDTLERVRDAGINVCCGGIVGMGESETDRAKLLLQLANLPKHPESVPINMLVQVQGTPLHGTETLDPIVFVRTVAVARIMMPQSRVRLSAGRTQMSDEMQALCFLAGANSIFYGDKLLTTDNPMTNQDKQLFARLGVRMGGSSYA
- a CDS encoding ComF family protein, with product MVNNWLKIIQRNLIPPRCVLCGDTGFADLDLCAGCLGDLPRNLCCCYRCGEPFASELALPSLCGRCLKRSPQFDETYAPYLYRYQMPYLIGQLKFGRDYKNARLLAMLLGEHIAAGAELPELLLPMPLHPKRYRERGFNQSIEIARHLARRFDIPLDLYSAVRSRDTLHQAGLPAKQRLKNMRGAFRLQKTLQADHVAIVDDVMTTGATVSALAGVLKQAGVGRVDVWVCARA